A DNA window from Maribellus comscasis contains the following coding sequences:
- a CDS encoding cation:proton antiporter produces the protein MNAYLFLIGLCVVIIISFFNNMLARRTNIPSVLVLILLGVGIQQLLLYFNLEPSYFNVLEVLGIVGLIMIVLEAALDLELKKEKWPIIWKSFTISSFSLALTSLAISFVIQIFIPNLDFLQAMVYALPLSIMSSAIIIPSVANLNHYKKEFLIYESTFSDILGIMVFYMIVENIDVEGMRQLSFAIGSNIFLTIVTSVVLSYILLYIIQKIKGQAKFFLFLAVLILLYAVGKLLHLSSLIIILMFGLLLRNHKVLLVEKLEKWLDDERIDAVFDQFKMITVETSFVVRTFFFVVFGMTLPLNSLLSTQVWLISLIFLVVMYALRFGLFYIVENKDTMPQTFIAPRGLISVLLFFAIPESLKTEGFERGVLFVVIIATSIIMASSLIAYGKSEETDKERDSAKTNESDFSDVRINTSFEREQ, from the coding sequence ATGAACGCATATCTATTCCTTATTGGACTTTGTGTTGTAATTATCATTTCATTTTTTAACAATATGCTGGCACGCCGGACTAATATACCGAGCGTACTGGTTCTTATTTTATTAGGTGTTGGAATTCAGCAACTTTTGCTTTATTTTAATTTGGAGCCCAGTTATTTTAATGTTCTGGAAGTACTTGGTATAGTCGGATTGATTATGATTGTACTGGAAGCCGCACTCGATTTGGAGCTAAAGAAGGAAAAATGGCCGATTATATGGAAATCCTTTACTATTTCATCATTCTCGCTGGCTTTAACATCGTTGGCAATATCCTTTGTTATACAGATTTTTATTCCCAATCTCGACTTTTTACAGGCTATGGTTTACGCTTTGCCTCTTTCGATTATGAGCAGCGCAATAATAATCCCAAGTGTGGCAAACCTAAACCATTACAAAAAGGAATTTTTGATTTACGAAAGTACCTTTTCTGATATTTTGGGTATCATGGTTTTTTACATGATTGTTGAGAATATTGATGTTGAAGGAATGAGACAGCTTAGTTTTGCGATAGGGAGTAATATATTTTTGACCATTGTAACATCGGTTGTTTTGAGCTATATTCTTCTTTACATCATTCAAAAAATAAAGGGACAAGCAAAGTTTTTTCTTTTTCTCGCTGTTCTTATTTTACTTTATGCGGTGGGAAAATTATTACATCTTTCTTCGCTCATTATCATCCTGATGTTTGGGTTGTTGCTTCGAAATCATAAGGTATTGTTAGTGGAGAAGCTTGAGAAATGGCTTGATGATGAACGTATTGATGCTGTTTTCGACCAGTTTAAAATGATAACAGTCGAAACGTCTTTTGTTGTAAGGACTTTCTTTTTTGTTGTTTTTGGAATGACTTTACCCTTGAATTCTTTGCTGAGTACACAAGTTTGGTTAATTAGTTTAATTTTTCTGGTTGTTATGTATGCGCTACGGTTCGGTCTTTTTTATATTGTTGAAAACAAAGATACCATGCCCCAAACTTTTATTGCTCCAAGAGGATTGATTTCAGTTTTGTTGTTTTTTGCGATACCAGAATCGTTAAAAACAGAGGGTTTTGAGAGAGGTGTTTTGTTTGTTGTAATTATTGCTACAAGTATTATTATGGCGTCGTCGCTTATTGCATATGGAAAAAGTGAGGAGACTGACAAAGAAAGAGATAGTGCGAAAACAAATGAATCAGATTTTTCAGATGTGAGGATAAATACATCTTTTGAAAGAGAACAATAA
- a CDS encoding choice-of-anchor D domain-containing protein → MKLYYLQFIVFFLIIQCNTFAQTAVAPLGDGSTNNPYRIASLENLYWISQNSDRLDKNYIQTANIDLSAYSNWSPIGDAESPFKGNYNGDGFVISHPTITDDQSYSGLFGYTDSAFVYGVTLDSVSITKSSNYAGSLVAYATNSTFKQCSVSGTIIDTRNKYDYMGGLLGYGVNITIVDCHSSVTIYGDLFLGGLIGYLHDGQIIKSSATGTIHSNTTSRCLGGFIGLGDSCTISRCFATGDITDDELSYTASAKFIGGFAGHLSYCNISNCYSTGSGKTGSINNNTYQGGFCGYAGHDTITNCYSAGNITGKRSQGTVYGFIGSLDSYSTSENCFYDRTTCDFFSDGAADSKTTDEMQTPVTFREGGWDFSDETYNGTNDYWGHNINKNNGYPFLAWQGYENIFLASPIYVDQTAEGSADGTSWPNAFTSLTTALERTGPGDTIWVAEGSYSPDNNENNFVPFSGIILQGGFKGTETNSSQRNWNEHQTILTGGTQSVLYLYNISSFNIDGFTISSGVNTTYNGGGGGIYNYRGTGTFLIKNCTFKNNEGYSGGAVFQYGLTDSKLIIENCKFIENESNYSSTLGNNYYIYAGGAVANKRGKLIVRNCLFTGNHSNYGCAIFNYSSAASTEIINCTFYNNSGVRGTILGNDHGDISIVNSIIFDNSLALGRDIYRYSSNVKISVSYSNIEGSGGSDNWDSDYGTDDGNNIDKDPFWTDADNGDLNPTKYSWCVDTGTPDTTGLNLPETDLKGNPRIYQGDSLCVDMGAYECQNDRNYAPYPPANNVTFSESTDSTMRISWSPGEGDQFLVFLSADTTGFASPENNKSYLPNTQFQLGDQIENSGWYAVYDGPDTTFTVTGLDTVVNYKAHVIAHYTGKLVYNCDSASGNPAISTRCVTNNNNSGAGSLNQAIEEARSGAKTICFNLPEGKDTIVLSEQIELRKAFTFEGRNRSGSGTNITITVPEPGVSTWRAFYVRTTCTIKNMTITGGSVNNGGAMYIYSGKTTLKNVTVSNSKSTQNGGGVYAKSDLILENCKVVGNTASSQGGGIYSRDYLYIINSSVSNNSSSYGAGIYNSSNLYIYNTTISKNDASNYGGGIYNNSTITNSSNNTIVENTANLGGGIYNRYRIRNLSFNTISGNKAVSGSGIYQDNSNSELTIQNTILAKNYSETGILDDYYGKYGELTDKGYNIIGRQDYYSSSSSPKFTLSSNENIYQQGTMWKKGTEELNNQKLGLDSVLTDNGGATLTLALSDSSFAAGAGITDANVAYDQRGVLRTEPPTIGAFGIEGSLPDAVTKPATDITAKNITLNGTVNPNGYATSITFEYGKTESYGNTIIASQSPLSGFGETEIAEIISGLDANETYYYRIVAVNTIGKIYGKDVNFKTAAPEISFFGNSTEITNGDNTTNTLNGTNFESVLVNTPKTFSFLIKNSGTGPLQLTGTSLIKINGSDSLCFSVSKYPAKSIVANDTSTFEITFTPDTIRSFSASLKIENNVPENNPFIFSVSGSGIDTTPPVFTETPPSNTLQSCDAVTDAVTLTATDNFDTEVDIDFSEVYSDSLCDNSYTITRKWTATDNCGNQASHTQVVTVQDTISPVFVESLPADTTQNCDAVVAAATLTATDNCDADVDVSFKEIYSDTICDNSYTITRKWTATDNCGNQASHTQVITVQDTISPVFVESLPADTTQNCDAVVAAATLTATDNCDADVDVSFKEIYSDTICDNSYTITRIWIAEDNCGNQTSYTQVITVQDTISPVFVESLPADTTLNCDAVVAAATLTATDNCDADVDVSFEEVYSDSICDNSYTITRTWIAEDNCGNQASHTQVITVQDTISPVFVESLPADTTQNCDAVTAAATLTATDNCDADMDVSFEEVYSDTICDNSYRITRIWTATDNCGNQTSHTQVITVQDTISPVFVESLPADTTQNCDAVTVAATLTATDNCDADVDVSFEEIYSDTICDNSYTITRTWIAEDNCGNQTSYTQVITVQDTISPVFVESLPADTIQNCDAVTVAATLTATDNCDADVNVSFEEVYSDTICDNSYIITRIWTATDNCGNYTFHSQVVRVQDTTPPTFTTPDNVTIYSDSNCEYDSSVAQTGDVTNEKDNCSTTELEATFTDKTEAGEYPGEWIITRTWSLSDYCGNKAKEQIQIITVKDSIPPKIIWTPIKIFLNENGEYKLTDEDIAALTEKITDNCTPSENIEIELSPKSFNCSNTEEKTEMQIVAVDINGNSSKVRETITVSDTISPTINKVEDISIVLKNNPCDTFVSINYPEISFRDNCGATLKQITGLGSQEAFPVGSTTETWVVTDKSRNTDTLSFNVSIIPGNASPTIDPIADMQINEDQEPVFLNLSGISSGNDCLTQELSISVTSSNNTLTDSLLIDYTQGAPTAILKIVPASNMNGETKITVTIEDSEGGTISKTFTVTIEAVNDAPYIITSIPDQIIHASSILKIPVSPFTGHLFGDIEDEILTINITSEGNNSLPTWATLTGDTIVCTPAIADTGCVNIIAKATDAEGAFVTDTFQVCVNGFPVGINSAENEEFEIIMYPNPTSGEVTIKFSSKTSNAELIITDMAGKTVFTGQVNTEQKIMLDLSDNVSGIYFVRLIMDKKQIVKQLILKTRKHIR, encoded by the coding sequence ATGAAATTATACTATCTCCAATTCATCGTTTTCTTTTTGATTATTCAATGTAATACTTTTGCCCAAACAGCAGTAGCTCCGTTAGGAGACGGTTCAACGAACAATCCATACCGGATTGCTTCGCTGGAAAACCTGTACTGGATTTCACAAAATTCTGACCGGTTGGATAAAAATTATATCCAAACCGCCAATATAGACCTGAGTGCTTACAGTAACTGGTCTCCAATCGGTGATGCAGAATCTCCGTTTAAGGGAAATTATAACGGAGATGGATTTGTCATCAGCCACCCTACAATTACAGATGATCAAAGCTATTCCGGACTTTTTGGCTATACCGACTCTGCTTTTGTTTATGGCGTAACTCTCGATAGTGTATCTATCACAAAATCTTCCAATTATGCTGGTTCCTTGGTTGCTTATGCAACAAACTCAACTTTCAAGCAGTGTTCTGTTTCCGGCACAATAATAGATACAAGGAACAAATATGATTATATGGGCGGCCTTCTTGGTTATGGTGTAAATATTACAATCGTTGACTGTCATTCATCGGTAACTATTTATGGAGATTTGTTCCTTGGGGGATTAATCGGTTATCTTCATGATGGACAAATCATTAAAAGTTCGGCAACAGGAACAATTCATTCTAATACAACAAGTCGTTGCCTTGGCGGTTTTATCGGGCTAGGTGATTCGTGTACTATATCCCGATGCTTTGCCACGGGAGACATTACCGACGACGAATTAAGCTATACCGCTTCTGCAAAATTTATTGGCGGATTTGCCGGTCATTTATCATATTGCAACATTAGCAACTGTTATTCTACGGGGAGTGGAAAAACTGGCAGTATAAACAACAATACTTATCAGGGTGGATTTTGTGGATATGCTGGTCATGATACAATTACTAATTGTTATTCTGCGGGAAACATTACAGGGAAACGTTCTCAAGGTACAGTTTATGGTTTTATCGGGAGTTTAGACAGTTATTCAACATCTGAAAATTGCTTTTACGATAGAACGACCTGCGATTTTTTTTCTGACGGTGCAGCTGATAGCAAAACTACCGATGAAATGCAAACACCGGTTACTTTCAGGGAAGGAGGCTGGGATTTTTCAGATGAAACGTATAACGGTACCAACGATTACTGGGGGCATAACATAAACAAAAACAACGGATATCCGTTTTTAGCCTGGCAAGGCTATGAAAATATCTTTTTAGCCTCGCCCATTTATGTTGACCAGACAGCAGAAGGCTCGGCCGACGGAACATCCTGGCCCAATGCCTTTACCAGCCTCACCACTGCATTAGAAAGAACAGGGCCGGGTGATACCATTTGGGTAGCTGAAGGCTCTTACTCCCCCGACAACAACGAGAATAACTTTGTTCCATTTAGTGGAATTATTTTACAGGGAGGATTTAAAGGAACCGAGACAAATTCGTCTCAACGTAACTGGAATGAACATCAAACCATATTAACAGGAGGCACACAATCGGTATTATATTTATACAATATTTCTTCTTTTAATATAGATGGTTTTACAATTAGTTCAGGAGTAAATACTACCTATAACGGCGGAGGTGGCGGCATATATAACTATAGGGGGACGGGTACTTTTCTCATAAAAAATTGTACATTTAAAAACAATGAAGGCTATTCCGGAGGAGCTGTTTTCCAATACGGACTAACGGATTCAAAACTAATTATTGAAAACTGTAAATTCATTGAAAACGAATCGAATTACAGTTCTACTCTCGGGAATAATTACTATATATATGCCGGCGGTGCAGTGGCAAATAAAAGAGGAAAATTAATAGTACGAAATTGCCTGTTTACTGGCAACCATTCCAATTATGGATGTGCAATTTTCAACTATAGTTCAGCAGCTTCAACAGAAATTATAAATTGTACCTTTTATAACAATTCAGGAGTTAGAGGAACAATTTTGGGAAATGACCATGGTGATATTTCTATTGTTAATTCCATCATTTTTGATAACTCTTTGGCATTGGGACGGGACATTTACAGATATTCCAGTAATGTAAAAATTAGTGTATCGTATAGCAACATAGAAGGAAGCGGAGGTAGCGATAACTGGGACTCCGATTATGGTACCGACGACGGCAACAACATCGACAAAGATCCTTTCTGGACAGATGCAGATAACGGCGATTTAAACCCGACAAAATATTCGTGGTGTGTTGATACCGGCACGCCCGACACCACGGGTTTGAACCTGCCTGAAACAGACCTGAAAGGGAATCCCCGTATTTATCAGGGAGATTCATTATGTGTAGATATGGGCGCCTATGAGTGCCAAAACGATCGGAATTATGCGCCTTACCCCCCAGCAAACAACGTAACTTTTTCAGAAAGTACTGATAGTACCATGCGTATTTCATGGTCTCCGGGTGAAGGCGACCAATTTCTGGTTTTCCTAAGTGCCGACACTACCGGCTTTGCTTCCCCAGAGAACAATAAAAGCTATCTTCCCAACACACAATTCCAGCTGGGAGATCAAATTGAAAACTCCGGATGGTATGCCGTGTACGATGGCCCTGATACTACTTTTACCGTAACAGGTCTTGATACAGTTGTTAATTACAAGGCACATGTTATAGCGCATTACACCGGGAAACTGGTTTACAATTGCGACTCAGCAAGTGGTAATCCGGCAATATCAACCCGATGCGTCACAAATAATAATAACTCCGGAGCAGGATCGTTGAACCAGGCGATTGAGGAAGCAAGATCCGGGGCAAAAACCATTTGTTTCAACTTGCCGGAAGGAAAAGACACAATCGTATTAAGTGAACAAATTGAACTTAGAAAAGCCTTTACTTTTGAAGGAAGAAACCGCTCAGGAAGCGGAACAAATATAACCATAACTGTTCCCGAACCCGGGGTGTCAACCTGGAGAGCATTCTATGTTCGTACCACCTGCACCATAAAAAACATGACAATTACGGGAGGTTCAGTCAACAACGGAGGGGCAATGTATATTTATAGCGGTAAAACCACCCTTAAGAATGTAACTGTTTCCAATTCCAAATCAACACAAAATGGTGGAGGAGTTTATGCAAAAAGTGATTTAATTCTTGAAAATTGTAAAGTTGTTGGAAACACAGCCAGTTCCCAGGGCGGAGGAATATATAGCCGAGATTATCTATATATAATCAATAGCTCAGTAAGTAATAATTCATCCAGTTACGGAGCAGGGATTTATAATTCTTCCAACTTGTATATTTACAACACCACAATAAGTAAAAATGACGCTTCTAACTATGGTGGTGGAATTTACAATAACAGTACGATTACAAATTCGAGCAACAATACCATTGTTGAAAATACAGCCAATTTGGGTGGAGGAATCTACAACAGGTACAGAATACGAAACCTGTCATTCAATACCATCAGCGGGAATAAGGCAGTTTCTGGAAGCGGTATTTACCAGGATAATTCCAACAGCGAACTAACTATTCAAAACACGATATTAGCAAAAAACTATTCTGAAACAGGAATACTTGACGATTATTATGGGAAATATGGTGAGTTAACCGACAAGGGCTACAATATTATAGGAAGACAGGATTATTATTCATCTTCTTCCTCTCCAAAATTTACGCTGTCTTCCAACGAAAATATTTATCAACAGGGAACGATGTGGAAAAAGGGAACAGAAGAATTAAATAACCAAAAGTTGGGCTTGGATTCTGTTTTAACCGACAACGGAGGGGCGACACTCACGCTTGCCCTTTCCGATAGCAGTTTTGCTGCAGGTGCGGGTATTACTGATGCCAATGTAGCGTATGACCAACGTGGCGTATTGCGCACCGAGCCCCCAACAATTGGAGCTTTCGGTATTGAGGGTTCTCTTCCGGATGCCGTCACAAAACCGGCTACCGATATTACCGCCAAGAATATTACATTAAACGGAACCGTAAATCCCAATGGTTATGCAACATCTATCACTTTTGAATATGGAAAAACCGAAAGTTACGGGAATACTATAATTGCTTCGCAAAGTCCGCTTTCCGGTTTTGGGGAAACTGAAATCGCAGAGATAATTTCGGGGCTTGATGCCAATGAGACCTACTATTATAGGATTGTTGCAGTAAATACCATCGGGAAAATATATGGAAAAGATGTAAATTTTAAAACGGCCGCGCCGGAAATCAGCTTTTTTGGAAATTCAACAGAAATAACTAACGGAGATAATACAACCAATACTTTAAATGGAACAAATTTCGAAAGTGTTTTGGTCAATACTCCAAAAACTTTCTCTTTTTTGATAAAAAATTCCGGCACCGGCCCGCTTCAGTTAACGGGGACTTCTTTAATCAAAATTAATGGTAGCGACAGCCTCTGTTTTTCAGTATCTAAGTACCCGGCAAAAAGTATTGTCGCAAACGACACGTCTACTTTTGAAATTACATTCACACCAGATACTATTCGTTCATTCTCTGCTTCTTTAAAAATTGAAAATAATGTTCCTGAAAACAATCCGTTTATATTTTCAGTAAGCGGTTCCGGAATTGATACTACCCCCCCCGTTTTTACCGAAACACCACCGAGCAACACATTACAAAGCTGTGATGCTGTAACAGATGCAGTAACCTTAACTGCCACTGACAATTTTGATACTGAAGTGGATATTGATTTTAGTGAAGTCTACTCTGATAGCCTTTGTGATAACAGTTACACCATCACCAGAAAGTGGACAGCTACCGACAACTGCGGAAACCAGGCTTCACACACGCAGGTAGTAACTGTACAGGATACGATTTCACCGGTATTTGTGGAATCGCTGCCTGCTGACACTACACAAAACTGTGATGCCGTTGTAGCCGCTGCTACTTTAACTGCCACCGACAATTGCGACGCAGATGTGGATGTATCTTTTAAGGAAATTTATTCCGATACTATCTGCGATAACAGCTACACCATTACAAGAAAGTGGACAGCTACCGACAACTGCGGAAACCAGGCTTCACACACGCAGGTAATAACTGTACAGGATACGATTTCGCCGGTGTTTGTGGAATCACTGCCTGCTGACACGACACAAAATTGTGATGCCGTTGTAGCCGCTGCTACTTTAACTGCCACCGACAATTGCGATGCAGATGTGGATGTCTCTTTTAAGGAAATTTATTCCGATACTATCTGTGATAACAGTTACACAATTACAAGAATCTGGATTGCTGAAGACAACTGCGGAAACCAAACTTCATACACGCAGGTAATAACTGTACAGGATACGATTTCGCCGGTGTTTGTGGAATCGCTGCCTGCTGACACGACGCTAAACTGTGATGCCGTTGTAGCCGCTGCTACTTTAACTGCTACCGACAATTGCGATGCAGATGTAGATGTCTCTTTTGAGGAAGTTTATTCTGACAGCATTTGCGACAACAGCTATACCATTACAAGAACCTGGATTGCGGAAGACAATTGCGGAAACCAGGCTTCACACACGCAGGTAATAACTGTACAGGATACGATTTCGCCGGTGTTTGTGGAATCGCTGCCTGCTGACACGACACAAAACTGTGATGCCGTAACAGCCGCTGCTACGTTAACCGCAACCGACAATTGCGACGCAGATATGGATGTCTCTTTTGAAGAAGTTTATTCCGATACTATCTGTGATAACAGTTATAGAATTACAAGAATCTGGACAGCTACAGACAACTGCGGAAACCAAACTTCACACACGCAGGTAATAACTGTACAGGATACGATTTCGCCGGTGTTTGTGGAATCGCTGCCTGCTGACACAACACAAAACTGTGATGCCGTAACAGTCGCAGCCACTTTAACTGCAACCGACAATTGCGATGCAGATGTGGATGTATCTTTTGAGGAAATTTATTCCGATACTATCTGTGATAACAGTTACACAATTACAAGAACCTGGATTGCTGAAGACAATTGCGGAAACCAAACTTCATACACGCAGGTAATAACTGTACAGGATACGATTTCGCCGGTGTTTGTGGAATCGCTGCCTGCGGACACGATACAAAACTGTGATGCCGTAACAGTCGCAGCCACTTTAACCGCTACCGACAATTGCGATGCAGATGTGAATGTCTCTTTTGAGGAAGTTTATTCCGATACTATCTGTGATAACAGTTACATCATTACAAGAATTTGGACAGCTACAGACAATTGCGGAAACTATACTTTCCATTCCCAGGTAGTAAGAGTTCAGGACACCACGCCCCCAACCTTTACTACTCCAGATAACGTCACAATATATTCGGATTCGAATTGTGAATATGACTCAAGTGTTGCTCAGACAGGGGATGTAACCAATGAAAAAGACAATTGCAGCACAACCGAACTGGAGGCAACTTTTACAGACAAAACGGAGGCAGGTGAATACCCCGGGGAATGGATTATTACCCGAACCTGGAGCTTGTCCGACTATTGCGGAAATAAAGCAAAAGAGCAAATTCAAATAATTACAGTAAAAGACTCGATTCCTCCGAAGATAATTTGGACACCAATCAAAATATTTTTAAATGAAAATGGAGAATACAAACTGACAGATGAAGATATCGCTGCTTTAACAGAAAAAATCACAGACAACTGTACTCCAAGCGAAAATATCGAAATAGAGCTGTCTCCCAAAAGCTTTAACTGTTCTAACACGGAAGAAAAAACAGAGATGCAAATCGTAGCTGTTGACATAAACGGAAATAGCTCCAAAGTAAGGGAAACAATAACTGTTTCAGATACCATTTCACCAACCATTAACAAAGTTGAAGATATTTCCATCGTGCTGAAAAACAATCCTTGTGATACCTTTGTGAGTATCAACTATCCCGAAATTTCGTTCCGTGACAATTGCGGTGCAACACTGAAACAAATCACAGGACTCGGAAGCCAGGAAGCCTTCCCTGTAGGAAGTACTACAGAAACATGGGTAGTTACCGATAAAAGTAGGAATACCGATACGCTTTCGTTCAACGTAAGCATTATTCCGGGTAACGCTTCTCCAACAATCGATCCCATTGCCGATATGCAAATAAATGAAGATCAGGAACCAGTTTTCCTGAATCTAAGCGGTATTTCCTCAGGAAACGACTGTCTGACTCAGGAGTTATCCATCTCTGTTACAAGCAGCAACAACACACTAACAGATTCTCTCCTGATCGATTATACTCAAGGTGCACCAACGGCAATACTGAAAATTGTCCCTGCCTCAAATATGAATGGCGAAACAAAAATAACTGTTACCATAGAAGACAGCGAAGGAGGGACAATATCTAAAACATTTACAGTTACCATAGAAGCAGTAAATGATGCACCATACATAATAACGTCTATTCCTGACCAAATAATTCATGCTTCTTCTATTTTAAAAATTCCCGTAAGTCCTTTTACTGGACATCTATTTGGCGATATAGAAGATGAAATATTAACCATCAATATAACGTCAGAAGGAAATAATTCATTACCTACATGGGCAACTTTAACCGGTGATACGATAGTCTGCACTCCAGCAATTGCGGATACAGGATGTGTTAACATAATAGCCAAAGCAACAGATGCAGAAGGAGCTTTCGTTACCGATACTTTTCAGGTTTGTGTCAATGGTTTTCCTGTTGGCATAAACAGTGCTGAAAATGAGGAATTTGAAATCATAATGTATCCAAATCCAACATCGGGAGAAGTTACCATAAAATTCTCATCCAAAACTTCCAATGCTGAACTTATCATAACAGACATGGCAGGAAAAACAGTCTTCACGGGACAGGTTAATACCGAACAAAAAATCATGCTCGACTTATCCGATAATGTTTCGGGAATATACTTTGTTAGGCTAATTATGGATAAAAAACAAATCGTCAAACAACTCATTTTAAAAACCAGAAAGCATATCAGATAA
- a CDS encoding helix-turn-helix domain-containing protein, protein MNSVVAVFFMILLVLYFSFTVLLFTVGRIQKKKGLFYLYLSFFFRGLLSVGPALLMFHADISWTAYLTGPLRVSLIPLTYLYLEKLSEQDKRIRKKDLWHFIPLFVNIVLALILVPGHASDIVGQSDETLKSSVRMIWEDSPRHNILAVTCRVFLFLQAFIYPFLIYRLYKSYIKTIKNNSSLLKNTNAVWIRWVVFMMPFEVFFEGFGLLGIYNSSIVLVLFYIFTIFYAFFFFIHALQQGELSTSFSQQGSSVMDKGDIQFVKTSAKEDEFNEILEKFLENESYLKPELSFKELADNLNISKNKLSQIIKEQGSENFYMFVNYFRIERSKQLLTELPDNYVIESVISKSGFKARSTFYRVFKEIAGETPTNYLEKVNKKTQRR, encoded by the coding sequence ATGAATTCTGTTGTTGCTGTTTTTTTTATGATTTTGCTGGTACTGTATTTTTCTTTTACAGTACTTCTTTTTACGGTTGGCAGAATACAAAAAAAGAAAGGGCTGTTTTATTTATATTTGTCTTTTTTTTTCCGGGGATTACTTTCTGTCGGTCCGGCTCTACTTATGTTTCATGCCGATATATCGTGGACCGCATATTTGACCGGGCCTTTGCGTGTATCTTTAATACCGCTTACATATTTATATCTTGAAAAATTGTCGGAACAAGATAAAAGGATTAGAAAAAAAGACTTATGGCATTTTATCCCTTTATTTGTAAATATTGTTCTCGCATTGATTTTGGTTCCCGGGCATGCTTCTGATATTGTAGGACAGAGTGATGAGACCTTAAAATCTTCTGTTCGGATGATATGGGAAGATAGTCCCCGCCATAATATTTTGGCCGTTACATGTCGTGTTTTTTTGTTTTTACAAGCTTTTATCTATCCTTTTTTAATTTACAGATTATATAAAAGTTACATAAAAACAATTAAAAACAATTCTTCGTTACTGAAGAACACAAATGCTGTATGGATTAGATGGGTGGTATTCATGATGCCTTTCGAAGTTTTTTTTGAAGGATTTGGCTTGTTGGGAATTTATAATTCGTCTATTGTACTCGTACTGTTTTATATTTTTACCATATTTTACGCATTTTTCTTTTTTATACATGCACTGCAGCAAGGCGAGTTATCTACTTCTTTTTCTCAGCAAGGGAGTAGTGTTATGGATAAAGGTGATATCCAATTTGTTAAGACTTCAGCAAAAGAGGACGAATTCAATGAAATTTTAGAGAAGTTTTTGGAAAACGAGTCTTATTTAAAACCGGAACTTTCGTTCAAGGAGTTGGCTGATAACCTGAATATTTCAAAAAATAAACTTTCTCAAATAATAAAAGAACAAGGTTCTGAAAATTTTTACATGTTTGTAAACTATTTTCGAATAGAAAGAAGTAAGCAGCTGTTGACAGAACTTCCTGACAATTATGTTATTGAATCGGTGATTTCTAAATCAGGATTTAAAGCCCGTTCCACATTTTACCGTGTTTTTAAAGAGATCGCCGGGGAGACACCTACAAATTATCTGGAAAAGGTAAATAAGAAAACGCAGCGTAGATAA